The following are from one region of the Sandaracinus amylolyticus genome:
- a CDS encoding BolA family protein, translating to MVEPETVEQRIRSAMPDVEVVRIEDLTGTKDHYQAVVVSPSFEGMTRVEQHQAVYRALGELMAGPVHALALQTYTPEAWKKKNG from the coding sequence ATGGTCGAGCCCGAGACGGTCGAGCAGCGGATCCGATCGGCGATGCCCGACGTCGAGGTCGTGCGCATCGAGGACCTCACGGGCACCAAGGACCACTACCAGGCCGTCGTCGTCTCGCCGTCGTTCGAGGGGATGACGCGGGTCGAGCAGCACCAGGCGGTCTATCGCGCCCTGGGTGAGCTCATGGCGGGCCCGGTGCACGCGCTCGCGCTCCAGACGTACACGCCCGAGGCGTGGAAGAAGAAGAACGGCTGA
- the grxD gene encoding Grx4 family monothiol glutaredoxin, whose protein sequence is MDEQLRQRIEGILGTHKIVLFMKGTKSFPQCGFSATVVEVLKRVNADFHTVNILQDAELRQGMKDYASWPTFPQLYVDGRFVGGCDIVRDMFEGGELQPIVDKALGRA, encoded by the coding sequence ATGGACGAGCAGCTTCGTCAGCGCATCGAGGGGATCCTGGGCACGCACAAGATCGTGCTCTTCATGAAGGGCACGAAGAGCTTCCCGCAGTGCGGGTTCTCGGCGACGGTGGTCGAGGTGCTCAAGCGGGTGAACGCCGACTTCCACACGGTGAACATCCTGCAGGACGCCGAGCTGCGTCAGGGCATGAAGGACTACGCGAGCTGGCCGACGTTCCCGCAGCTCTACGTCGACGGTCGCTTCGTCGGCGGGTGCGACATCGTCCGCGACATGTTCGAAGGCGGCGAGCTCCAGCCGATCGTCGACAAGGCGCTCGGCCGCGCCTGA
- a CDS encoding YihY/virulence factor BrkB family protein produces MAPLPAPLERGVAYLSRALFEIDETTLSPPRRWLVLALRLAWLTTRGFFRERLQIRAASLAFATILAIVPAAALAFAIADVLGATDLLIHDTLEPFLGQTLGDADDPTLPQGVRGLRSTLDGLFVLVRSTHVAGLGIAGLVVLVWALVRVLLGVEEAFEHVFQHRGPPRPFLRRVRAMLVVAITAPIGLTYAMTSAVLSHQTLASRVVVHVIPFPFVREVLLSVLPPLAVMLALFVLYLELPDASVRRGSALLGAALAAIGWYGIQLAHIRFQVGLARYNAIYSGFGAFPILLFSIQVSWVIVLLGAQIVAAHQDAPTLRQLARGTLRDHAERQALAVRAVIALAQRGAGARSSGVALRVLAGELGVGLRPLRSVLDELAAHGLVRASLERTDRRYALVPDPATLRASTVLDALERAPGTPDLPWEESDAPIQALLVARRAAASTSSADRTISELAETNASETRG; encoded by the coding sequence GTGGCCCCGCTGCCCGCGCCGCTCGAGCGCGGCGTCGCGTACCTGAGCCGCGCCCTCTTCGAGATCGACGAGACCACGCTGTCTCCGCCGCGCCGATGGCTCGTGCTGGCGCTGCGCCTCGCGTGGCTCACGACGCGCGGCTTCTTCCGCGAGCGCCTCCAGATCCGCGCCGCGTCCCTCGCGTTCGCGACCATCCTCGCGATCGTCCCCGCGGCCGCGCTCGCGTTCGCGATCGCCGACGTCCTCGGCGCGACCGATCTCCTCATCCACGACACGCTCGAGCCCTTCCTCGGCCAGACCCTCGGCGACGCCGACGATCCCACCCTCCCCCAAGGCGTGCGCGGCCTGCGCTCGACGCTCGACGGGCTCTTCGTGCTGGTGCGATCGACGCACGTCGCGGGGCTCGGGATCGCCGGTCTCGTCGTGCTGGTGTGGGCCCTCGTGCGCGTGCTGCTCGGCGTCGAGGAGGCGTTCGAGCACGTGTTCCAGCACCGCGGCCCGCCGCGCCCGTTCCTGCGCCGGGTGCGCGCGATGCTCGTCGTCGCGATCACCGCGCCGATCGGCCTCACCTACGCGATGACCAGCGCCGTGCTCTCGCACCAGACGCTCGCGAGCCGCGTCGTCGTGCACGTCATCCCGTTCCCGTTCGTGCGCGAGGTGCTGCTCTCGGTGCTTCCGCCGCTCGCGGTGATGCTCGCGCTCTTCGTGCTCTACCTCGAGCTCCCCGACGCCTCGGTGCGACGCGGATCCGCGCTCCTCGGCGCCGCGCTCGCCGCGATCGGCTGGTACGGCATCCAGCTCGCGCACATCCGCTTCCAGGTCGGCCTCGCTCGATACAACGCGATCTACTCGGGCTTCGGCGCGTTCCCGATCCTGCTCTTCTCGATCCAGGTGTCGTGGGTGATCGTGCTGCTCGGCGCGCAGATCGTCGCAGCGCACCAGGACGCACCGACGTTGCGACAGCTCGCGCGCGGCACGCTGCGCGATCACGCCGAGCGGCAAGCGCTCGCGGTGCGCGCGGTGATCGCGCTCGCCCAGCGCGGCGCGGGCGCGCGCAGCAGCGGGGTCGCGCTGCGCGTGCTCGCGGGCGAGCTCGGCGTCGGGCTCCGCCCGCTTCGCAGCGTCCTCGACGAGCTCGCGGCACACGGCCTGGTCCGCGCCAGCCTGGAGCGCACCGATCGTCGCTACGCGCTGGTGCCCGATCCCGCGACGCTGCGCGCGTCGACCGTGCTCGATGCGCTCGAGCGCGCGCCCGGCACACCCGATCTGCCGTGGGAGGAGAGCGACGCGCCGATCCAGGCGCTCCTCGTCGCGCGTCGCGCCGCTGCGTCGACGTCGAGCGCGGACCGCACGATCTCCGAGCTCGCCGAGACGAACGCGAGCGAGACCCGAGGCTGA